One region of Camelina sativa cultivar DH55 chromosome 6, Cs, whole genome shotgun sequence genomic DNA includes:
- the LOC104793635 gene encoding uncharacterized protein LOC104793635 isoform X1 encodes MPETTSHDAISPVTDPIDNLPLRQLRSEIVPPAPTRSQSSIDWLPDFAGYSWLAYGASTLLVISHLPSPLRGDDSTTAPFFRQILEVSGDVSSPVTSVSWSPVTPSLGELAVGSGNYIYLFALDFNGSFCWSQNSILVQETKVEAIEWTGSGDGIIVGGTDIVLWKRRNQSWEIAWKFSGDHLQDLVSSTWSFEGPFATATSWSKFPAECDEAGQSVLAYYSDGVSYHTFELPHPQRISMIQWRPMAAEQSAIGIGKSLRNVLMTCCLDGAVRLWIEVDGGKTKKGMKDVSDHKKSFCVAAVIEINHVFDGCLGRDIFLFWGTRTGGILKTIEGTNQYFSMEKYDHEIVGKCEWLVGYGPGNLATLWAVHCLDDVSPMRFPRVTLWAREESSEIGSGSLSLANASGSSDRLPLKKVSLLRNNLHGTPLICSSIYLSPQNTVYWSSLHTIKSHDSEDPSPNKSSLLKCINGKVLYLDGHGGKILQVAFDPFICEAGYTASLDSNGLIIIWSSSAYLNHAIDHPISVSSWKPCGRLQNLRLKYTCLCWASSSLEDERFLLVGHVEGVDCFSVRNCGKDDDGYLTHYICTIPFAVNSPLQSGPTSIFARNLSNSCGKTFKSNRFLLLSVWMKEKRVDALSWSVTLHHFDVAGSTCDCHFHDFDSIGLGKWLFKDNFAGKTNCIAVRSCSSEIPESHRDDEVTSFAVVTSGRALENDVNSEIQGYTMATGQADGSLKLWRSNLQESSTPSLPWELVGMLTIGQNPVSAISLTDSGHKIAAVCIENHSKAVRTISIWEIRHLVDSGVFILEHTLHFDAEVVAVRWSTTGSDQLLLEVCTEKELRVYGMARQPCKSTNLAVSDYSSEAQIWQCFAVTRTFSVIHDLWWGSIAKTCLVHNDYISLHGQWLAVVDEKRKINNYPHIFSANLPNVVYATEEGRDSELLSDSSTNDIKEPDTASISRGCIPQLSTSNATDDGQVKSMSLIGTAYGSDTINDITSMGHIVEKLGGALPLNHPQALLVAIRSGNWKRASAALRHLAEYISSSDASEKGAVKSVLCPDVLLSIYYEGSLSNGPNRKDFQWGGTSGSVIQNSQSQSGLQSSSFFNMEFYSPNSSYSSPATDLQFSGFCEQLKKLSDEGNISRIEKLQYFAIVDLLCEISNPHSTSVYASLDEAGRRFWVSLRFKQLFLARSSGETSSLEELDVDSSMIGWAFHSESKENLSGSLLPNESSWLQMRSLGFGFWYSNVAQLRLRMEKLARQQYLKKKNPRDCALLYIALNRVQVLAGLFKLSKDEKDKPLVVFLSRNFKEEKNKAAALKNAYVLMGKHQLELAMGFFLLGGEASSAINVCVKNLQDEQLALVICRLVDGQGGALESNLINKYILPSAVQRGDFWLSSILKWELGEYHQSILAVAGCLGNPVSRSSTVSSNHISFVDPSIGLYCLMLATKNSVKNALGEKSSSTLSRWATLMAATAFSRCGLPLEALECLSTSAIGHGGTHHQTSVPSNGQLRTPEDVLEHSVPHSSNWVSSGISSTVDTHFKLGLAVQFLSRLLREASAPFMNSEIVSCEKLSRFQHKLQTALELFYQRFSLSSSYLRDTIILSAYNRGLLSMGHNIFQENSSSGLSDDKSHTDEDLIQYSALPKLILKATEEKSFELARIIAACSVTCLHSMPCFEENKVSSGPEPKWSNALRFHFQGILESFSSLRTSIRLCLGSSVVDLETRLTVVLDLVEYCSRLAIAWVLGDVNCLFRMVQPLTIAYFHGHMSYEVDMESVKRVYHHEASVSVPDASDVEVNFKVSRDVGNNEIGYPVYSIPEDERLLVTQACFWKHVSDFVKHKLVSVSINVDGGIPNSGSSENVDAQASLDSSDDIVGVTEKIMSVLGKTLINTLDQLSSYHVKQLVLVLKQKIEKRIQVPTLLWLLECGKSQANFRNRDIPDARIENEDNGDLAVTVRFWNLCVDPHLLYEAFLLENFDISEWSKSKPLEDWSDMYREVTRKNGLDMPCNQDGRSSNDVASLASHASNSSQKAAITASENSAFQNPKEIHKRTGELIEALCINAINHRQAALASNRKGIIFFNLEDGGSCTNQSDYIWSNADWPHNGWANSESTPVPTCVSLGVGLGDKKGAHLGLGGATVGVVSLSKRGKNHRVPGYTGLGVSGLGWETQEEFEHFVDPPPTVETVITRAFSSHPTLPLFLVGSSNTHIYLWEFGKDRATATYGVLPAANVPPPYALASISAVQFGPCGHRFASAALDGTVCTWQSEVGGRSNIHPVESSLCFNGHASDVEYISSSGSIVAASGYSSSGANVVVWDTLAPPSTSQASINCHEGGARSISVFDNDIGSGSISPMIVTGGKNGDVGLHDFRYIATGKMKKQRNPDGRSSTDGDQNKNGMLWYIPKAHLGSVTKISTIPHTSLFLTGSKDGEVKLWDAKAAKLIHHWPKLHERHTFLQPNSRGYGAIIRAGVTDIQVCPNGFITCGGDGTVKFVSLRDSYDDGK; translated from the exons ATGCCGGAGACGACGAGTCACGACGCGATCTCACCAGTCACAGATCCGATCGATAATTTGCCTCTCCGGCAACTCAGATCGGAGATCGTTCCACCGGCTCCGACTCGATCTCAGTCTTCTATTGACTGGCTTCCCGACTTCGCTGGTTACTCATGGCTCGCTTACGGAGCATCCACTCTCCTCGTTATCTCTCATTTACCTTCTCCTCTCCGCGGCGACGATTCCACGACGGCACCATTTTTCCGTCAGATTCTAGAGGTTTCCGGCGATGTTTCGTCTCCAGTTACTTCCGTTTCTTGGTCTCCTGTAACGCCGTCTCTAGGCGAGCTCGCTGTTGGCTCTGGGAACTATATCTACCTCTTCGCGCTTGATTTCAATG GTTCTTTTTGTTGGAGTCAGAATTCCATATTGgtgcaagaaacaaaagttgaagCGATTGAGTGGACAGGATCCGGGGATGGGATCATAGTTGGTGGAACTGATATCGTTCTGTGGAAGAGAAGGAACCAATCTTGGGAAATAGCTTGGAAGTTCTCGGGGGATCACCTTCAAGATCTGGTTTCCTCCACCTGGTCGTTTGAGGGTCCTTTTGCGACAGCAACTTCTTGGAGCAAATTTCCAGCTGAGTGTGACGAAGCAGGTCAAAGTGTTTTGGCCTATTATAGTGACGGAGTATCATATCATACATTCGAATTGCCTCATCCTCAGAGAATATCCATGATCCAATGGAGGCCGATGGCTGCAGAACAGTCTGCGATAGGTATAGGGAAATCATTGAGGAATGTGCTAATGACATGTTGCTTGGATGGGGCAGTAAGGTTATGGATTGAGGTAGATGGTGGAAAGACGAAAAAGGGCATGAAAGATGTATCTGATCATAAGAAATCATTTTGCGTGGCAGCTGTAATAGAGATAAATCACGTCTTCGATGGCTGTTTGGGCAgagatatatttcttttttggggaACTCGTACAGGGGGTATATTGAAAACCATTGAAGGtactaatcaatatttttctatgGAAAAATATGATCATGAAATAGTTGGCAAATGTGAGTGGTTGGTAGGGTACGGCCCTGGAAATTTGGCTACTCTGTGGGCTGTCCATTGTCTTGATGACGTCTCTCCTATGAGGTTTCCCCGAGTAACATTGTGGGCGAGAGAAGAATCAAGTGAAATTGGTTCAGGATCACTCTCTCTAGCGAATGCTTCAGGTTCTTCTGATCGATTACCCCTGAAGAAAGTTTCTCTATTGAGAAATAACCTTCATGGCACACCACTTATCTGCTCGTCGATTTATTTATCTCCGCAGAATACTGTGTATTGGTCTTCCTTGCACACAATAAAATCACATGACTCAGAAGATCCATCCCCAAATAAATCCAGTTTATTGAAGTGCATTAATGGAAAAGTATTATATCTTGATGGTCATGGTGGGAAAATCCTACAGGTTGCCTTTGATCCTTTCATATGTGAGGCAGGATACACTGCTTCCCTGGATTCTAATGGTTTAATAATAATCTGGTCCTCTAGTGCTTATTTGAACCATGCTATTGACCATCCTATTTCAGTTTCCTCTTGGAAACCTTGTGGACGGCTACAGAACCTAAGATTAAAGTACACATGTTTATGCTGGGCATCTTCGTCATTGGAAGATGAGAGATTTCTGCTTGTGGGGCATGTAGAAGGGGTTGATTGCTTTAGTGTAAGGAATTGTGGGAAAGATGATGATGGTTATCTGACCCATTACATATGTACCATTCCGTTTGCAGTAAACAGCCCTTTGCAGAGTGGTCCGACCAGCATATTTGCAAGAAATCTATCTAATTCTTGTGGAAAGACATTCAAAAGTAACCGATTTTTGCTACTGAGTGTCTGGATGAAAGAGAAACGGGTTGATGCTCTGTCATGGAGTGTGACCTTGCATCATTTTGATGTAGCAGGAAGTACCTGCGATTGTCATTTTCATGATTTTGATAGTATTGGATTAGGAAAGTGGTTATTCAAAGATAATTTTGCTGGTAAGACGAATTGCATTGCTGTTAGATCATGCTCTTCAGAAATACCTGAATCTCACCGTGACGATGAAGTTACGAGTTTTGCTGTGGTCACAAGTGGTAGGGCTCTAGAGAATGACGTGAACAGTGAAATTCAAGGTTATACTATGGCAACTGGTCAAGCTGATGGCTCTTTAAAACTTTGGAGAAGTAATTTACAGGAAAGTTCAACACCTTCCCTTCCGTGGGAGCTTGTTGGCATGCTTACCATTGGCCAAAATCCTGTCAGTGCTATATCTCTGACTGATTCGGGACACAAGATAGCAGCCGTCTGTATAGAGAATCATTCAAAAGCTGTCCGCACAATTAGTATATGGGAGATTAGACACCTTGTAGATTCAGGGGTTTTCATACTAGAGCATACGTTACATTTTGATGCAGAGGTTGTTGCTGTAAGATGGTCAACTACGGGTAGTGATCAGCTATTGCTTGAAGTTTGCACAGAGAAGGAGTTGCGGGTGTATGGTATGGCTCGGCAACCCTGCAAAAGTACCAATTTAGCGGTCTCTGATTATTCTTCAGAGGCACAGATTTGGCAATGCTTCGCTGTTACTCGTACTTTTTCTGTTATACATGATTTATGGTGGGGATCCATAGCGAAGACTTGCCTTGTTCATAATGATTATATTAGTCTACATGGTCAATGGCTGGCTGTTGTTGATGAGAAGCGAAAGATCAATAACTATCCACACATATTTTCAGCCAATCTTCCCAACGTAGTATATGCTACCGAAGAAGGCAGAGACTCTGAATTGTTATCTGATTCTAGTACTAATGATATTAAAGAACCTGATACTGCATCTATTAGCAGAGGATGTATTCCTCAACTTTCAACTAGTAATGCAACTGATGACGGGCAAGTCAAAAGTATGTCGTTGATTGGGACCGCATATGGTTCAGATACTATTAATGACATTACAAGCATGGGACATATAGTGGAGAAGTTAGGAGGTGCCTTACCACTTAATCACCCTCAAGCCCTTCTTGTAGCTATACGTTCAG GCAATTGGAAACGTGCAAGTGCAGCTCTAAGGCATCTTGCTGAATATATCAGTTCGAGTGATGCCTCCGAGAAGGGTGCTGTAAAGTCAGTTCTTTGTCCAGATGTCCTTTTGTCAATATATTATGAAGGGTCTCTCTCCAATGGCCCAAATCGTAAGGATTTCCAATGGGGTGGGACATCTGGTTCAGTGATACAGAATTCACAGTCTCAGTCAGGGTTGCAGTCATCTAGTTTCTTTAATATGGAATTTTATAGTCCCAACAGTAGTTACAGTTCACCTGCAACAGACTTGCAATTTAGTGGCTTCTGCGAGCAGCTGAAGAAGTTATCAGACGAAGGAAATATTTCCAGGATAGAAAAATTGCAATATTTTGCAATTGTTGACCTTCTTTGCGAAATAAGTAACCCACATTCTACATCTGTCTATGCAAGTCTTGATGAAGCTGGGAGAAG ATTTTGGGTCTCACTTAGGTTTAAACAGCTGTTTTTGGCTAGAAGTTCTGGGGAAACATCATCTTTGGAAGAGTTGGATGTTGACTCTAGTATGATCGGATGGGCTTTTCACTCAGAGTCCAAAGAAAATTTATCTGGTTCTCTTTTACCTAATGAATCATCATGGCTACAAATGCGATCACTTGGTTTTGGCTTTTGGTATTCAAATGTAGCACAACTGCGTTTACGA ATGGAGAAACTGGCCCGACAGCAATACCTGAAGAAAAAGAATCCTAGAGATTGTGCTCTTCTCTATATAGCTTTAAATAGAGTTCAAGTTTTGGCTGGTCTTTTCAAATTAAGCAAAGATGAGAAAGATAAACCCTTGGTGGTTTTTCTTTCACGCAATTTTAAG GAGGAGAAAAATAAGGCAGCAGCCTTGAAAAATGCATATGTGCTGATGGGTAAACACCAACTGGAGCTGGCGATGGGTTTCTTTCTCCTTGGAGGTGAAGCTTCATCTGCAATAAATGTTTGTGTGAAAAATCTTCAGGACGAGCAGCTTGCTCTCGTAATTTGCCGGCTTGTAGATGGGCAAGGTGGGGCCCTGGAAAgtaatcttataaataaatatatacttcCATCTGCTGTTCAGAGAGGAGATTTTTGGCTATCAAGCATTCTTAAG TGGGAATTAGGAGAGTACCACCAGTCAATTCTTGCTGTGGCTGGATGTTTAGGGAACCCTGTTTCTCGGAGCTCCACCGTTTCTTCAAATCACATCTCGTTTGTGGATCCTAGTATTGGCCTTTACTGCCTCATGTTGGCAACCAAAAATAGTGTGAAGAACGCACTGGGGGAAAAAAGTTCTTCAACTCTTAGTAGATGGGCAACCTTGATGGCTGCTACCGCCTTCAGCAGATGTGGGCTCCCG CTCGAGGCGTTAGAATGTCTTTCAACATCTGCCATTGGTCATGGTGGTACCCATCATCAGACTAGCGTTCCAAGTAACGGTCAGTTGCGTACACCAGAAGATGTTCTTGAGCATTCTGTTCCTCATTCGTCGAATTGGGTATCAAGCGGTATTTCATCTACTGTGGACACTCATTTTAAATTGGGTTTAGCCGTCCAGTTCCTCTCAAGGCTTTTACGGGAAGCAAGTGCACCGTTTATGAATTCTGAAATTGTTTCATGTGAGAAACTCTCACGATTTCAGCATAAGCTCCAAACAGCTTTGGAGCTATTTTACCAAAGATTTTCGCTGTCTTCATCTTACCTACGTGATACG ATTATTTTGTCAGCATACAACCGTGGCTTACTATCCATGGGACACAATATATTTCAGGAAAATAGTTCCTCAGGACTCTCGGACGACAAGTCTCACACAGATGAAGATCTCATCCAATATTCAGCTTTACCTAAATTGATTCTAAAAGCGACTGAAGAGAAATCATTTGAATTAGCACGTATCATTGCTGCGTGCAGTGTCACTTGCTTACACTCAATGCCATGCTTTGAGGAAAACAAGGTGTCATCTGGTCCTGAACCAAAGTGGTCCAATGCTTTGCGATTTCACTTTCAGGGAATTCTGGAATCGTTCTCTAGTTTAAGAACATCTATAAGGCTGTGCTTGGGCTCCTCTGTGGTAGACCTGGAAACAAGACTCACAGTTGTTCTTGATTTAGTCGAATATTGCTCGAGACTTGCAATAGCTTGGGTTCTGGGAGATGTAAATTGTCTCTTTCGAATGGTTCAGCCCCTTACGATAGCATATTTTCATGGGCATATGTCTTATGAGGTTGACATGGAAAGCGTGAAGAGAGTATACCACCATGAAGCCTCTGTTAGTGTTCCAGATGCATCAGATGTAGAGGTTAATTTTAAGGTCAGCAGAGATGTTGGGAATAACGAAATTGGCTATCCGGTGTACTCAATTCCAGAAGATGAAAGACTTCTTGTAACACAAGCATGTTTCTGGAAGCATGTTTCAGACTTTGTGAAACATAAGCTGGTATCTGTTTCGATCAATGTAGATGGTGGTATCCCGAATAGTGGTTCCTCTGAAAATGTTGATGCTCAGGCATCGTTGGACTCCAGTGATGACATTGTAGGTGTAACAGAGAAGATAATGTCTGTTCTGGGAAAAACACTGATTAACACCCTTGATCAACTCTCTTCCTATCATGTCAAACAACTAGTATTGGTCTTGAAACAGAAAATAGAGAAGAGAATTCAGGTTCCTACCTTGTTATGGCTGCTCGAATGTGGGAAATCACAAGCAAATTTTCGTAATCGGGATATCCCAGATGCACGTATAGAGAATGAAGACAACGGCGACCTAGCTGTTACTGTGAGGTTCTGGAATCTTTGTGTTGATCCTCATTTACTGTACGAAGCTTTCTTGCTAGAAAATTTTGACATATCTGAGTGGTCAAAATCCAAACCATTGGAAGATTGGAGCGATATGTACAGAGAAGTTACCAGGAAGAATGGGCTCGACATGCCATGCAATCAAGATGGTCGGAGTAGTAATGATGTGGCTTCTCTTGCAAGCCACGCTTCAAATTCTTCACAGAAAGCTGCAATAACTGCCAGTGAAAACTCTGCTTTCCAGAACCCCAAAGAAATCCATAAGAGGACCGGGGAGCTTATAGAG GCCCTTTGTATCAATGCCATCAACCATCGGCAAGCTGCATTAGCTAGCAACCGCAAG ggaataattttctttaaccTAGAAGATGGTGGTTCCTGCACAAACCAGTCAGACTATATCTGGTCAAATGCTGACTGGCCACATAACGGTTGGGCTAACTCTGAGTCAACTCCAGTTCCAACATGTGTCTCACTTGGTGTTGGTCTTGGGGACAAGAAAGGAGCACACCTTGGGTTAGGCGGGGCCACTGTTGGAGTTGTTTCTCTTTCCAAGCGTGGGAAAAATCACAGAGTTCCGGGTTACACGGGCTTAGGAGTCTCCGGTCTAGGTTGGGAAACTCAAGAAGAATTTGAACACTTTGTTGATCCTCCTCCAACAGTTGAAACTGTTATTACGAGAGCATTCTCCAGTCACCCAACATTGCCTCTCTTCTTGGTTGGCTCGAGCAACACACACATTTACTTGTGGGAG TTTGGAAAAGACAGAGCCACTGCAACTTATGGTGTTCTGCCTGCTGCAAATGTTCCTCCACCATATGCTTTGGCGTCAATATCAGCGGTGCAATTCGGTCCATGCGGACACCGATTTGCTAGCGCTGCACTGGATGGAACTGTATGCACTTGGCAATCAGAAGTTGGAGGAAGAAGCAATATCCATCCTGTTGAGTCATCTCTTTGCTTCAATGGCCATGCATC AGATGTAGAATATATTAGTTCGAGTGGATCCATTGTTGCAGCCTCAGGATATAGCTCAAGTGGTGCAAACGTCGTTGTATGGGATACTCTAGCTCCGCCTTCAACCTCCCAGGCATCTATCAATTGTCATGAAG GTGGTGCACGCTCTATCTCAGTATTCGATAATGACATTGGTAGTGGCTCAATTTCTCCTATGATTGTGACTGGTGGCAAAAACGGCGATGTTGGTTTGCACGATTTCCGGTATATTGCAACCggaaagatgaagaagcaaaGGAACCCTGACGGAAGATCTTCGACTGATGGAGATCAAAACAAGAATGGGATGCTTTGGTACATACCAAAGGCTCACTTAG GGAGTGTGACGAAAATATCGACAATCCCTCACACAAGTCTGTTCTTGACGGGAAGCAAAGATGGAGAAGTTAAACTGTGGGATGCGAAAGCAGCAAAGTTGATACATCATTGGCCGAAACTACACGAAAGACACACTTTTCTGCAGCCAAACTCCAGAGGCTACGGTGCAATCATCCGG GCTGGGGTGACTGACATACAAGTTTGTCCGAATGGATTTATAACGTGTGGTGGTGATGGCACGGTGAAGTTCGTCAGCCTCAGAGATTCCTATGACGATGGTAAATAA